A stretch of Lysobacter sp. K5869 DNA encodes these proteins:
- a CDS encoding tryptophan 2,3-dioxygenase family protein, with amino-acid sequence MSVEKNQRELESGIHTDLQGRITYGGYLQLDKLLSAQRPLSQPGHHDEMLFIVQHQVSELWMKLVIHELSAALEHLRRDQVWQCQKVLARCKQVLRQLTEQWSVLETLTPSEYMGFRETLGPSSGFQSLQYRTIEFMLGNKNEAMLKVFAHDPQGQATLERALAAPSLYDEFLMYLARFGHPVPAAHLQRDWRRPHVADADLQPVFERIYENTDVYWREYALCEDLVDLETQFQLWRFRHMRTVMRIIGFKRGTGGSSGVGFLKQALELTFFPELFSVRTTIGPAGGYGASSGD; translated from the coding sequence ATGTCCGTAGAGAAGAACCAGCGCGAACTGGAAAGCGGTATCCATACCGACCTGCAGGGGCGCATCACCTACGGCGGCTATCTGCAACTGGACAAGCTGCTCTCGGCGCAGCGCCCGCTGTCGCAGCCGGGCCATCACGACGAGATGCTCTTCATCGTCCAGCATCAGGTCTCCGAGCTGTGGATGAAGCTGGTCATCCACGAACTCAGCGCCGCGCTCGAACACTTGCGTCGCGATCAGGTCTGGCAATGCCAGAAGGTGCTGGCGCGCTGCAAGCAAGTGCTGCGGCAACTGACCGAGCAATGGTCGGTGCTGGAGACGCTGACGCCGTCGGAGTACATGGGCTTCCGCGAAACCCTGGGGCCGTCTTCGGGCTTCCAGTCGCTGCAGTACCGCACCATCGAGTTCATGCTCGGCAACAAGAACGAAGCGATGCTCAAGGTGTTCGCGCACGATCCGCAGGGGCAGGCGACGCTGGAGCGCGCGCTGGCCGCGCCGAGCCTGTACGACGAATTCCTGATGTATCTGGCGCGCTTCGGCCATCCGGTGCCGGCCGCGCATCTGCAACGCGACTGGCGCCGGCCGCACGTGGCCGACGCCGATCTGCAGCCGGTGTTCGAGCGCATCTACGAGAACACCGACGTGTACTGGCGCGAGTACGCGCTGTGCGAGGATCTGGTCGATCTGGAAACCCAGTTCCAGCTGTGGCGCTTCCGCCACATGCGCACGGTGATGCGCATCATCGGCTTCAAGCGCGGCACCGGCGGGTCGAGCGGGGTCGGGTTCCTGAAACAAGCGCTGGAGCTGACGTTCTTCCCGGAGCTGTTCTCGGTGCGCACGACGATCGGGCCGGCCGGGGGCTACGGCGCTTCGAGCGGCGACTGA
- a CDS encoding lamin tail domain-containing protein: MDKLRGRLLAVSVLAFAAAGSAQAQVVISQAYGGGGNTGSKYTNDYIELHNNGSTAVNLTGWSVQYASAAGTSWSTTPLTGSIAPGGYYLIKEAGGTGGQQIPLPTADASGTLAMSATSFKLALVSSTAALSGSCPTGTIDLLGVGTANCSEGNTPAPVISATTMAVRKGEGCTDTDNNGADFTATDSASVTARNSATSAVVCGGPTLPTLAITGVEQLEGNSGTTAFVFTVTLSEPAGAGGVSWTASTVDGTAIAASGDFAALTNLAGSIPQGQSSATITVNVNGDTEAEPFENFKLRLSNLVGARTSAPEASATIVDDDTPVTPVHDIQGNGATSPLVGLTVTTEGVVTGRKSNGFFLQTTDAEADADPMTSEGVFVFTSAAPTDSAAVGKRVRVSAKIAEFVPAGTGQLPYTELTFASYAAIGTAPLPVPVVLPTVLPTSPLDALEPFEGMRVAIQSFKVTAPTKGSTDEPTATGVSNGIFHGVIGDVPRPFREPGIQPGDNPPAGSIPPIPRWDGNPELMTVDSDGLGAPKLDVAAGAIITGMTGPLDYGFRRYTLLIDPTASVSVTPGPQPRPAVENVDPNAVSVAAYNMERFFDTVKNSGDDTVISAAAYAKRKKKALIGIRDYLKLPDILGTVEMENLTTLQDIATTINDDAVANGRPNPNYVAYLQEGNDIGGIDVGYLVKTAEVAPGKPRVEVTAVAQIGKDEMWTQPDNKPALLNDRPPLALDAIVHYADGRDFPISVVLVHQRSLGGAEEASDNGNRVRLKRQRQAEFLATYLNQRQTSNPATRLITLGDFNAFEFNDGLVDVMNTVAGTPSPDDTTAVTGDGADLVEPNLINLASIADPSDRYSFVFDGQAQSLDHVLVNEELVVNTASIHLAHARINADYPETNRNLDDSPSRLSDHDPVVTYLVPRETADLGVTAAATAASVEVGQNLGYTATATNHGPGRADAVGVGFALDAELPSLSVTKPADWTCDAPQIATGKTSVACHAAALANGASASFALSANATADLAGKSVKLAVAGSTASLDKVVGNDTAEASVAVTAQDTTPELTNAKLVEVSGAAGEAKTFRLTLPAGARGLRITTQGGTGDVALYAKRGAKPTATDYDLFSNRSGSNNELVFSMTPQSGTWYVTVQGGAAAFARVLLVANFIP; this comes from the coding sequence ATGGACAAGTTACGGGGCCGCCTGTTGGCGGTATCGGTGCTGGCTTTCGCCGCCGCCGGGTCGGCGCAGGCGCAGGTGGTGATCAGTCAGGCGTACGGGGGCGGCGGCAATACCGGCAGCAAGTACACGAACGACTACATCGAACTGCACAACAACGGCAGTACGGCAGTCAATCTGACCGGCTGGAGCGTGCAGTACGCCTCCGCGGCCGGCACTAGCTGGAGCACCACCCCGCTCACCGGCAGCATCGCGCCCGGCGGGTACTACCTGATCAAGGAAGCCGGCGGCACCGGCGGCCAACAAATTCCCTTGCCGACCGCGGATGCGAGCGGCACGCTGGCCATGAGCGCCACGAGCTTCAAGTTGGCGCTGGTCAGCAGCACCGCCGCGCTTAGCGGCAGCTGCCCGACCGGCACGATCGACTTGCTCGGCGTGGGCACGGCCAACTGCTCCGAAGGCAACACGCCCGCGCCGGTCATCAGCGCCACCACCATGGCGGTGCGCAAGGGCGAAGGCTGCACCGATACCGACAACAACGGCGCCGATTTCACCGCGACCGACTCGGCCAGCGTGACTGCGCGAAACAGCGCAACCTCGGCTGTCGTCTGCGGCGGCCCCACCCTGCCCACCCTCGCCATCACCGGCGTCGAACAACTCGAAGGCAACAGCGGCACCACCGCGTTCGTCTTCACCGTGACCCTGAGCGAACCGGCCGGCGCCGGCGGCGTGAGCTGGACGGCGTCGACCGTCGACGGCACCGCCATCGCGGCCAGCGGCGACTTCGCCGCGCTGACCAATCTCGCCGGCTCGATCCCGCAGGGCCAGAGCAGCGCGACCATCACCGTCAACGTCAACGGCGACACCGAAGCCGAGCCGTTCGAGAACTTCAAGCTGCGCCTGAGCAACCTGGTCGGCGCGCGCACCTCGGCGCCGGAAGCCAGCGCGACCATCGTCGACGACGACACCCCGGTCACCCCGGTCCACGACATCCAGGGCAACGGCGCGACCTCGCCGCTGGTCGGCCTGACCGTCACCACCGAAGGCGTGGTCACCGGCCGCAAGAGCAACGGCTTCTTCCTGCAAACCACCGACGCGGAAGCCGATGCCGATCCGATGACCTCCGAAGGCGTGTTCGTGTTCACCAGCGCCGCGCCCACCGATTCGGCCGCCGTCGGCAAGCGCGTGCGCGTGTCCGCCAAGATCGCCGAGTTCGTTCCGGCCGGCACCGGCCAGTTGCCGTACACCGAATTGACCTTCGCCTCCTACGCCGCGATCGGTACCGCGCCGCTGCCGGTTCCGGTGGTGCTGCCGACGGTGCTGCCGACCTCGCCGCTCGACGCGCTGGAGCCGTTCGAAGGCATGCGCGTGGCGATCCAGAGCTTCAAGGTGACCGCGCCGACCAAGGGCAGCACCGACGAGCCCACCGCCACCGGCGTCAGCAACGGCATCTTCCACGGCGTGATCGGCGATGTGCCGCGTCCGTTCCGCGAACCCGGCATCCAGCCCGGCGACAATCCGCCGGCCGGCAGCATCCCGCCGATTCCGCGCTGGGACGGCAACCCGGAACTGATGACCGTCGACAGCGACGGCCTCGGCGCGCCCAAGCTCGACGTCGCCGCCGGCGCGATCATCACCGGCATGACCGGCCCGCTGGATTACGGCTTCCGCCGCTACACGCTGCTGATCGATCCGACCGCGTCGGTCTCGGTCACCCCCGGCCCGCAGCCGCGCCCGGCCGTCGAGAACGTCGACCCGAACGCCGTCTCGGTCGCCGCTTACAACATGGAGCGCTTCTTCGATACGGTGAAGAACTCCGGCGACGACACCGTCATCAGCGCGGCCGCCTACGCCAAGCGCAAGAAGAAGGCGCTGATCGGCATCCGCGACTACCTCAAGCTGCCCGACATCCTCGGCACGGTCGAAATGGAGAACCTGACCACGCTGCAGGACATCGCCACCACCATCAACGACGACGCCGTCGCCAACGGCCGGCCGAATCCGAACTACGTCGCCTACCTGCAAGAAGGCAACGACATCGGCGGCATCGACGTGGGCTATCTGGTCAAGACCGCGGAAGTCGCGCCGGGCAAGCCGCGCGTGGAAGTGACCGCGGTGGCGCAGATCGGCAAGGACGAGATGTGGACGCAGCCGGACAACAAGCCCGCGCTGCTCAACGACCGTCCGCCGCTGGCGTTGGACGCGATCGTCCATTACGCCGACGGCCGCGATTTCCCGATCAGCGTGGTGCTGGTGCACCAGCGCTCGCTCGGCGGCGCCGAGGAAGCCTCCGACAACGGCAACCGCGTGCGCCTCAAGCGCCAGCGTCAGGCCGAATTCCTGGCGACCTACCTCAACCAGCGCCAGACCAGCAATCCGGCCACGCGCCTGATCACGCTCGGCGACTTCAACGCGTTCGAGTTCAACGACGGTCTGGTCGACGTGATGAACACCGTGGCCGGCACGCCGAGCCCGGACGACACCACCGCGGTGACCGGCGACGGCGCCGACCTGGTCGAGCCGAACCTGATCAACCTGGCCAGCATCGCCGACCCGAGCGACCGTTATTCGTTCGTGTTCGACGGGCAGGCGCAGAGCCTGGACCACGTGCTGGTGAACGAGGAACTGGTGGTCAACACCGCCTCGATCCACCTCGCCCATGCGCGCATCAACGCCGACTATCCGGAGACCAACCGCAATCTGGACGACTCGCCGTCGCGCTTGTCCGACCACGATCCGGTGGTGACGTATCTGGTGCCGCGCGAAACCGCCGACCTCGGCGTGACCGCGGCCGCGACCGCCGCTTCGGTGGAAGTGGGCCAGAACCTGGGCTACACCGCGACCGCGACCAACCACGGCCCGGGCCGCGCGGACGCGGTCGGCGTGGGCTTCGCCCTCGACGCCGAACTGCCGTCGCTGAGCGTGACCAAACCGGCCGACTGGACCTGCGACGCGCCGCAAATCGCCACCGGCAAGACCTCGGTGGCCTGCCACGCCGCCGCCTTGGCCAACGGCGCCAGCGCCAGCTTCGCGCTGAGCGCCAACGCCACCGCCGATCTGGCCGGCAAGAGCGTCAAGCTCGCCGTCGCCGGCAGCACGGCGTCGCTGGATAAGGTCGTGGGCAACGATACGGCCGAGGCGAGCGTGGCGGTGACCGCCCAGGACACCACGCCCGAACTGACCAACGCCAAGCTCGTCGAAGTCAGCGGCGCCGCCGGCGAAGCCAAGACCTTCCGCCTGACGCTCCCGGCGGGCGCGCGCGGCCTGCGCATCACCACCCAGGGCGGCACCGGCGACGTCGCGCTTTACGCCAAGCGCGGCGCGAAGCCGACCGCTACCGATTACGACCTGTTCTCGAACCGCAGCGGCAGCAACAACGAGCTGGTGTTTTCGATGACGCCGCAGTCGGGCACCTGGTACGTGACCGTGCAAGGCGGCGCCGCCGCTTTCGCCCGCGTCCTGCTGGTCGCCAACTTCATCCCCTGA
- a CDS encoding lamin tail domain-containing protein, which produces MNKSGSRLLAAALAFAAAGTAQAGVVISQIYGAGGNAGSNYTHDFIELHNNGDTAVSLDGWSVQYNLGPSPATWQRTALSGSIAPGGYYLIQQASGGAFGLSPLPTPDATGTIAMQASGGKVLLVDHNRALSGACPALRIDAVGISTSATCSETRPLAGTTATTTAALRKDAGCNDTNDNNADFAILAPAPRNSAAPVYVCGGAPAQLYAQDTEVEEGQSGQNLATVRIFLDRPAGAAGVGFDYATRNGSATAGIDYAASSGHLSIPAGQSEITVSVPVFGDEEPESDETFFVDVSGLSGAVGADLSAQVTIRNSARPITPISQVQGAGAYSPLNGMPVDVVGIVTALTGEGFFIQSDPSRDDGDPATSEGLFVRTSALPAAARIGNLVRVSSTVVEGRSAFLTPGRTQLNDGWATILIATGRPLPAPAIDDAAVLSGQLERYEGMRLRIGELNALVQADGRLDEDRATATGSGLVYAQSPTLPAPALRNAGLRRYVMPPPNTVPLADPHASVIALDPQALDPSLPLYVHSGARLSELSGVVDYRDGRYVLVLDSPLTPGYAPLQMQGTRSPQASAQTDSVDGDAVSIATYPELRLFDTQNDPYAAEPLPDQTVYDRRIAKVALGVREFLRLPDVIGFTDVENLATLQTLAARVNADAVAAGQSDPLYVAHLLEGNDPLGLDVGYLVKTAPVAPGKPRIEVLQVAQIGKDTQWVDGRQQTSLLNDRPPLALDAVAHYADGRDFPFSAVLVSQQSELGIEDGSVYNDVTRLKRQRQAEFLAGYLHQRQTLDPTARLIAFGDFNAPQFNDGYADVIGTVAGAPSADEATLVPGDGLDAVDPNLIVLTDLGAAAQRYSSYRDGIAHQLEHLLVNEAMVGATAAIEFDHARINAGFPESYRTQADSAVRASNRDPSVAYLLPPPRADLRLSATAQAATVRVGETYAFAIVADNLGPGRALSTGLGFAVDVEAPSLSVATDAIGWTCDAPQVATGRTSVACSAAAMTADASARFTVSALAGDELAGRDLTLSVAADTASQDPDAANDRAEAQVSVTPQP; this is translated from the coding sequence ATGAACAAGTCAGGGAGCCGCCTGTTGGCGGCAGCGCTGGCCTTCGCCGCGGCCGGCACGGCCCAGGCGGGGGTCGTCATCAGCCAGATCTACGGTGCGGGCGGCAATGCCGGTTCCAACTACACGCACGATTTCATCGAGTTGCACAACAACGGCGATACCGCGGTCAGCCTCGACGGTTGGTCGGTGCAATACAACCTCGGTCCGAGCCCGGCGACTTGGCAGCGCACTGCGCTGTCGGGCTCGATCGCCCCGGGCGGCTACTACCTGATCCAACAGGCCAGCGGTGGCGCCTTCGGCCTGTCGCCGCTGCCGACGCCCGACGCGACCGGCACGATCGCGATGCAGGCCAGCGGCGGCAAGGTGCTGCTGGTCGATCACAATCGCGCGCTCAGCGGCGCCTGCCCGGCGCTGCGCATCGACGCGGTCGGCATCAGCACCTCGGCGACCTGCTCGGAAACCCGCCCCTTGGCGGGCACGACCGCGACCACCACCGCGGCGCTGCGCAAGGACGCCGGCTGCAACGACACCAACGACAACAACGCCGACTTCGCGATCCTGGCGCCGGCGCCGCGCAACTCGGCCGCGCCGGTCTATGTCTGCGGCGGCGCGCCGGCGCAGTTGTACGCGCAAGACACCGAGGTCGAAGAAGGCCAATCCGGCCAGAACCTCGCCACCGTGCGCATCTTCCTCGACCGCCCCGCCGGCGCCGCGGGCGTCGGTTTCGATTACGCCACCCGCAACGGCAGCGCCACCGCCGGCATCGATTACGCCGCATCCTCCGGCCACCTCAGCATTCCCGCCGGACAAAGCGAAATCACCGTGTCCGTTCCGGTGTTCGGCGACGAGGAGCCGGAATCGGACGAAACCTTCTTCGTCGATGTGAGCGGCCTGAGCGGCGCCGTCGGCGCCGACCTCAGCGCGCAGGTGACGATCCGCAACAGCGCGCGACCGATCACCCCGATCTCCCAAGTGCAAGGCGCCGGCGCTTACTCGCCGCTCAACGGCATGCCGGTGGATGTCGTCGGCATCGTCACCGCATTGACCGGCGAAGGATTCTTCATCCAATCCGATCCCAGCCGCGACGACGGTGACCCAGCGACCTCCGAGGGTCTGTTCGTGCGCACCAGCGCGCTGCCGGCGGCTGCGCGGATCGGCAATCTGGTGCGCGTGTCGAGCACGGTCGTCGAAGGCCGCTCGGCCTTCCTCACCCCGGGACGCACCCAGCTCAACGACGGCTGGGCGACGATCCTGATCGCCACCGGCCGCCCGTTGCCGGCGCCGGCGATCGACGACGCGGCGGTGCTCAGCGGCCAATTGGAACGCTACGAAGGCATGCGCCTGCGCATCGGCGAATTGAACGCGCTGGTCCAGGCCGACGGCCGCCTCGACGAGGACCGCGCCACCGCCACCGGATCGGGTCTGGTCTACGCGCAGAGCCCGACGCTGCCCGCGCCGGCGCTGCGCAACGCCGGCCTGCGTCGTTACGTCATGCCGCCGCCGAACACAGTGCCGCTCGCCGATCCGCACGCGAGCGTGATCGCGCTGGATCCGCAGGCGCTGGATCCGAGCCTGCCGTTGTACGTCCACAGCGGCGCGCGACTGTCCGAGCTCAGCGGCGTGGTCGATTATCGCGACGGCCGCTACGTGCTGGTGCTGGATTCGCCGCTGACGCCCGGTTACGCGCCGTTGCAGATGCAAGGCACGCGCTCGCCGCAGGCGTCCGCGCAAACCGACTCCGTCGACGGCGACGCCGTGTCGATCGCGACTTACCCCGAATTGCGTTTGTTCGACACGCAGAACGATCCCTACGCCGCCGAGCCGCTGCCGGATCAGACCGTTTACGACCGCCGCATCGCCAAGGTCGCGCTGGGCGTGCGCGAATTCCTACGCCTGCCCGACGTGATCGGCTTCACCGACGTGGAAAATCTCGCCACGCTGCAAACCCTGGCGGCGCGCGTCAACGCCGACGCGGTCGCCGCCGGCCAGAGCGATCCGCTCTACGTCGCGCACCTGCTGGAAGGCAACGACCCGCTCGGGCTCGACGTGGGCTATCTGGTCAAGACCGCGCCGGTCGCACCCGGCAAGCCGCGCATCGAAGTGCTGCAGGTTGCGCAGATCGGCAAGGACACGCAATGGGTCGACGGGCGCCAGCAGACCTCGTTGCTCAACGATCGTCCGCCGCTGGCGCTGGACGCCGTCGCGCACTACGCCGACGGCCGCGACTTCCCGTTCAGCGCGGTGCTGGTGAGCCAACAGTCCGAACTCGGCATCGAGGACGGATCCGTCTACAACGATGTGACGCGGCTCAAGCGCCAGCGTCAGGCCGAGTTCCTCGCGGGTTATCTCCACCAGCGGCAGACGCTCGATCCGACCGCGCGCCTGATCGCGTTCGGCGACTTCAACGCGCCGCAGTTCAACGACGGCTACGCCGATGTGATCGGCACCGTCGCCGGCGCGCCGAGCGCGGACGAGGCCACGTTGGTACCGGGCGACGGTCTGGACGCGGTCGATCCGAACCTGATCGTTCTCACCGATCTGGGCGCCGCCGCGCAGCGCTATTCGTCCTACCGCGACGGCATCGCCCATCAGCTCGAGCACCTGCTGGTCAACGAAGCCATGGTCGGCGCGACCGCGGCGATCGAGTTCGACCATGCGCGCATCAACGCCGGCTTCCCCGAGTCGTACCGGACCCAGGCCGATTCGGCGGTGCGCGCGTCCAACCGCGATCCGTCGGTCGCCTACCTGCTGCCGCCGCCGCGCGCGGACCTGCGTTTGAGTGCGACCGCGCAAGCCGCCACCGTCCGCGTCGGCGAGACCTACGCGTTCGCGATCGTCGCCGACAACCTCGGCCCCGGCCGCGCGTTGTCGACGGGGCTGGGCTTCGCCGTGGACGTCGAAGCGCCGTCGCTGAGCGTAGCCACCGACGCCATCGGCTGGACCTGCGACGCGCCGCAAGTTGCGACCGGCCGCACCTCGGTCGCTTGCAGCGCGGCGGCGATGACGGCGGACGCCAGCGCGCGCTTCACCGTATCGGCGCTGGCCGGCGACGAACTGGCCGGGCGCGACCTGACTTTGTCGGTCGCCGCCGACACCGCCTCGCAAGACCCGGACGCGGCCAACGATCGCGCCGAAGCCCAGGTGTCCGTGACGCCGCAACCGTGA
- a CDS encoding lamin tail domain-containing protein, which yields MHSLASRALAAGIALALAGTARAEIVVSQIYAGAGSPTASPYRGNYIELHNTGGDAVALDAWSLQSNPTNTAGNWLRSSLRGSIAPGGYYLIATGNPSAGRAPLPTPDLQVPWSLNNTGGRVAVVSENRTLSGQCPTGARDRVVYGSVARCGTAPALAAPARDALLRGDEGCRDTDIDSADFAVGAPAPRSSQSPARACGPLPPLALSVADIAQAEGDSNRTAFVFTVKLNRAAPAGGVTFRFNTNPGSALAGQDFDPIAPINGTIAEGAVSTTVAVAVLGDRIVEADETFELHMQAVTPGVTTDADGVLKAKATILNDDVPILPIGAVQGRGAQSPMLGQAASVIGVVTAAVADGLFVQNDGPDADGDPATSDALFVQTGQAGDPALVGQRVRVSGTVLEYAPDPATPAATLTALGGSPTVETLGAASLPALQWLGVLPPDPTQELERVEGMRVRLSSDLRVVGPTGGRIVAGQDTTISDGVFHVVSMPMTAPMPARPQREPGLRVRPQNPNDSANAPLLPLWDGNPEVIAIDSSTSGAGPLQVASEAKLRDAGGVLSLRNGRYTLLMSGDGKPTTTAPGVAPRGADEDRDGAPDSAPLPPLPADRALSVAYYDLERLFDVQDDPRYADEVPTAAAYERNLRKAALGILRSLGAPDLVALGGVEGNALQNLSMRIDALASEAGEPLPHYQFYTFEGRDPRGLNLAFLYKTGTEQSAGLPRVDHVNVQPIGANVAWEGSGPLYTHPPLALDATVHLADGGSVPLTAVLVGMDGRADSESVPANADPGVEGVRVRRQRQAEFLAGYLNQRQNQTFNGAKPQLLVLGDFDDFAFSDGYVDTVNAIAGTPGPDLSTSVPDGQDWVQPDLIQADSLNDAQRRYSSVEQGNAQSTRHALLSEEFVLASDQVRVQHARINADFPAILHDDASTPARAASSDPLRISWVSRVRAELSVQVESADAASVALGERLRYRAALRNDGPGAARSVAIAFASSTPDGDLHVTPPSPQWTCSAPTVSDNATSVACTAPSLPANVSDLFEIDAPTAAGMVGWSIPLAASVSAQSYDADSSNDRAVGYQQVTPPADPGAGGAPTP from the coding sequence ATGCACTCACTCGCTAGCCGCGCCCTCGCGGCCGGTATCGCCTTGGCCCTGGCCGGTACCGCCCGCGCCGAAATCGTCGTCAGCCAGATCTACGCCGGCGCCGGTTCCCCCACCGCGTCGCCCTATCGCGGCAACTACATCGAACTGCACAACACCGGCGGGGACGCGGTGGCGCTGGACGCTTGGTCGCTGCAGTCCAACCCCACCAACACCGCCGGCAATTGGCTGCGCAGCTCGCTGCGCGGGAGCATCGCGCCGGGCGGCTATTACCTGATCGCCACCGGCAATCCGAGCGCCGGCCGCGCGCCGTTGCCGACGCCGGATCTGCAGGTCCCTTGGAGCCTCAACAACACCGGCGGCCGCGTCGCCGTGGTCAGCGAAAACCGCACGCTGAGCGGACAATGCCCGACCGGCGCGCGCGACCGCGTGGTCTACGGCTCGGTCGCGCGCTGCGGCACGGCCCCGGCGCTGGCCGCGCCCGCGCGCGATGCCTTGCTGCGCGGCGACGAGGGTTGCCGCGACACCGACATCGATTCGGCCGACTTCGCCGTCGGCGCGCCGGCGCCGCGCAGCTCGCAGTCGCCTGCGCGCGCGTGCGGCCCGCTGCCGCCGCTCGCGCTGAGCGTGGCCGACATCGCCCAGGCCGAAGGCGACAGCAACCGCACCGCCTTCGTATTCACCGTCAAGCTCAACCGCGCCGCGCCGGCCGGCGGGGTGACGTTCCGCTTCAACACCAACCCGGGCAGCGCGCTCGCCGGGCAAGACTTCGACCCGATCGCGCCGATCAACGGCACGATCGCCGAAGGCGCGGTCTCCACCACCGTCGCCGTGGCGGTGCTCGGCGACCGCATCGTCGAAGCCGACGAAACCTTCGAGCTGCACATGCAGGCGGTGACGCCCGGCGTGACCACCGACGCCGACGGCGTGCTCAAGGCCAAGGCCACCATCCTCAACGACGATGTCCCGATCCTGCCGATCGGCGCGGTGCAAGGCCGCGGCGCGCAATCGCCGATGCTCGGACAAGCGGCCTCGGTGATCGGCGTCGTCACCGCGGCCGTCGCCGACGGGTTGTTCGTGCAGAACGACGGCCCCGACGCCGACGGCGATCCGGCCACCTCCGACGCGCTGTTCGTGCAAACCGGACAAGCCGGCGATCCGGCGCTGGTCGGCCAGCGCGTGCGCGTGTCGGGCACGGTGCTCGAATACGCGCCGGACCCGGCCACGCCCGCCGCCACGCTCACCGCGCTCGGCGGTTCGCCGACGGTGGAAACGCTCGGCGCGGCGAGCTTGCCCGCGCTGCAATGGCTCGGCGTTTTGCCGCCGGACCCGACTCAGGAACTCGAACGCGTCGAAGGCATGCGCGTGCGCCTGTCCAGCGACCTGCGCGTGGTCGGCCCGACCGGCGGACGCATCGTCGCCGGTCAGGACACCACGATCAGCGACGGCGTGTTCCATGTCGTGTCCATGCCGATGACCGCGCCGATGCCGGCGCGTCCGCAGCGCGAACCGGGCCTGCGCGTGCGGCCGCAGAATCCCAACGATTCGGCCAACGCGCCGCTGCTGCCTCTGTGGGACGGCAACCCGGAAGTGATCGCCATCGACAGTTCCACTTCGGGCGCCGGCCCGCTGCAAGTGGCCAGCGAAGCCAAGCTGCGCGACGCCGGCGGCGTGCTGAGCCTGCGCAACGGCCGCTACACCTTGTTGATGAGCGGCGACGGCAAGCCGACGACGACCGCGCCCGGCGTGGCGCCGCGCGGCGCCGACGAAGATCGCGACGGCGCGCCGGACAGCGCGCCGCTGCCGCCGCTGCCGGCCGATCGCGCGCTCAGCGTCGCGTACTACGATCTGGAGCGTTTGTTCGACGTCCAGGACGACCCGCGCTACGCCGACGAAGTGCCGACCGCGGCCGCGTACGAACGCAATCTGCGCAAGGCCGCGCTCGGCATCCTGCGCTCGCTCGGCGCGCCGGACCTGGTCGCGCTCGGCGGCGTGGAAGGCAACGCGCTGCAGAACCTGAGCATGCGCATCGACGCGCTCGCCAGCGAAGCCGGCGAGCCGCTGCCGCACTATCAGTTCTACACCTTCGAGGGCAGGGATCCGCGCGGCCTCAATCTCGCTTTCTTGTACAAAACCGGGACCGAGCAAAGCGCCGGCCTGCCGCGCGTGGACCACGTCAATGTGCAGCCCATCGGCGCCAACGTCGCCTGGGAAGGTTCGGGCCCGCTGTACACGCATCCGCCGCTGGCGCTCGACGCCACCGTGCATCTGGCCGACGGCGGCAGCGTGCCGCTGACCGCGGTGCTGGTCGGCATGGACGGACGCGCCGACAGCGAAAGCGTCCCGGCCAACGCCGATCCGGGCGTCGAGGGCGTGCGCGTGCGCCGGCAGCGTCAGGCCGAGTTCCTCGCCGGTTATCTCAATCAGCGCCAGAACCAGACCTTCAACGGCGCCAAGCCGCAACTGCTGGTGCTCGGCGATTTCGACGACTTCGCGTTCAGCGACGGCTATGTCGATACGGTCAACGCCATCGCCGGCACGCCGGGGCCGGACCTGAGCACGTCGGTGCCCGACGGCCAGGATTGGGTGCAGCCGGATCTGATCCAGGCCGACAGCCTCAACGACGCGCAACGCCGTTATTCCTCGGTCGAACAAGGCAATGCGCAAAGCACCCGGCATGCGTTGTTGAGCGAAGAGTTCGTGCTCGCCAGCGATCAGGTGCGCGTGCAGCATGCGCGCATCAACGCCGATTTCCCGGCGATCCTGCACGACGACGCGAGCACGCCGGCGCGCGCGGCCTCGAGCGATCCGCTGCGGATTTCGTGGGTGTCGCGGGTGCGCGCCGAATTGTCGGTGCAAGTCGAATCCGCCGACGCGGCATCGGTGGCGTTGGGCGAACGCCTGCGTTACCGCGCGGCGCTGCGCAACGACGGCCCCGGCGCGGCGCGCTCGGTCGCCATCGCCTTCGCCTCGTCCACGCCCGACGGCGACTTGCACGTGACTCCGCCGTCGCCGCAGTGGACCTGCTCGGCGCCGACGGTCAGCGACAACGCGACCTCGGTGGCCTGCACCGCGCCGAGCCTGCCGGCGAACGTGAGCGATCTGTTCGAGATCGACGCGCCGACCGCGGCGGGCATGGTCGGCTGGTCGATTCCGCTGGCCGCGTCGGTGAGCGCGCAGAGCTACGACGCCGATTCGTCGAACGACCGCGCCGTCGGTTATCAGCAGGTGACCCCGCCGGCCGACCCCGGCGCCGGCGGCGCGCCGACGCCCTGA